The Delphinus delphis chromosome 2, mDelDel1.2, whole genome shotgun sequence genome contains a region encoding:
- the DLGAP5 gene encoding disks large-associated protein 5 isoform X4 — protein MKFHVSWSFSLFPDRMASSHFASRHKKQLSTDMIRTKIAHRKSLSQKENRHKEYERNRHFGLKDVNVPTLEGRILLELDEISHELVPEKADVKPKSVKTILGDQRKQMLQKYKEEKQLQKLKEQREKAKRGVFKVGLYRPDIPSFLFSNQSTMKAEPKKAVPSSVRITRSKAKDQMELTKIDNGSDVRAIRPGQRQASEKKVLDKEKKAIQPVMPPVRMTRSATQAAKQIARTVPPTTARKPVTRATNVNEAETEAPNQGRPAKKIETKPDKAISFKVDSEESTLDSQTSTTIGMDPDGVLSKMENLSKTNSAKMKGKNSFAPKDFMFQPLDGLKTYQVTPMTPRSASAFLTPSYTWTPLNTEVDKTVATKEILAQKCKTFSAKTVHQDSSKLQCPLGSLTVWNKEHVLNKNESTNKNSDGLSIKEEVPSLEVNQDQISQPQHDVPYFRNTLQSETEKLTSHCLEWDRKLELDIPDDAKDLIRTAVGQTRLLMKERFKQFEGLVDNCEYKRGEKETTCTDLDGFWDMLSFQVEDVNQKFNNLTKLEESGWQNNNNTSKKVFRKKVVSGIVSKPKQDDGGRIAARNRLAAIKNAVRERIKQKEHAEAAASAMPKEVDKIVFDAGFFRIESPVKSFSGLSSECLSQRLRIPKSASKAASESRAEMGVLRQTTSPENPDPQGTKSEHVDKTLISNIPGNRNSMVEDAKCPGLQDLIEVNH, from the exons atgaaATTTCACGTAAGTtggtctttctctctttttcctgataGGATGGCTTCATCACATTTTGCCAGTCGACACAAAAAGCAATTAAGTACCGACATGATTAGAACTAAAATTGCTCATAGGAAATCACTGtctcagaaagaaaacagacataagGAATATGAACGAAATAGACACTTTGGTTTGAAAGATGTCAACGTTCCAACCTTGGAAGGTAGAATTCTTCTTGAATTAGATGAGATATCTCATGAGCTTGTTCCAGAAAAGGCCGATGTCAAGCCAA AGTCAGTGAAAACTATTCTAGGTGATCAACGAAAGCAAATGCtccaaaaatacaaagaagaaaagcagcttCAAAAATtgaaagagcagagagagaaagctaAACGAGGAGTATTTAAAGTGGGTCTTTATAGACCTGATAttcctagttttcttttctcaaaccAGAGTACTATGAAAGCTGAGCCAAAAAAG GCTGTTCCATCTTCTGTACGGATTACAAGGTCAAAGGCCAAAGACCAAATGGAGCTGACAAAG ATTGATAATGGGAGTGATGTTCGAGCAATCCGACCTGGTCAAAGACAGGCTTCTGAAAAGAAAGTGttggacaaagagaaaaaag CTATACAACCTGTAATGCCGCCAGTGAGAATGACTCGATCGGCTACTCAAGCAGCAAAGCAGATTGCCAGAACAGTCCCGCCTACTACAGCAAGAAAGCCAGTGACAAGGGCTACTAATG ttaatgaagcagaaacagaggcACCAAATCAAGGAAGACCTGCCAAAAAGATAGAAACAAAACCTGACAAG GccatttcttttaaagttgaTAGTGAAGAAAGTACTTTGGATTCACAAACCAGTACAACAATTGGAATGGATCCAGATGGTGTCTTatcaaaaatggaaaatttatctAAGACAAATAGTGCAAAAATGAAGGGGAAGAATTCCTTTGCACCTAAAGATTTTATGTTTCAGCCACTAGATGGTCTGAAGACCTATCAAGTAACACCTATGACTCCCAGAAGTGCCAGTGCTTTCTTGACACCCAGTTATACCTGGACCCCTTTAAACACAGAAGT tGATAAGACTGTAGCAACAAAAGAAATCTTGgcacaaaaatgtaaaactttctcTGCCAAGACAGTACATCAAGATTCAAGTAAACTACAATGTCCTTTGGGTTCTCTAACAGTTTGGAATAAAG aacatgttttaaataaaaatgaaagtactaATAAAAATTCAGATGGCCTCTCAATAAAAGAAGAAGTCCCATCACTTGAAGTAAATCAAGATCAGATATCTCAGCCACAGCATGATGTGCCTTATTTCAG AAATACTCTCCAGTCAGAAACTGAGAAGTTAACTTCACACTGCCTTGAGTGGGACAGAAAGCTTGAATTGGACATTCCAGATGACG CTAAAGATCTTATTCGCACAGCAGTTGGTCAAACAAGACTCCTTATGAAAGAAAGGTTCAAACAGTTTGAAGGACTGGTGGACAATTGTGAATATAAACGAGGTGAAAAGGAAACTACCTGTACAGATCTGGATGGATTTTGGGATATGCTTAGTTTTCAG GTAGAAGACGTAAATCAAAAATTCAACAATCTGACCAAACTTGAGGAATCTGGGTGGCAAAACAATAACAATACAAGCAAAAAAGTTTTTCGG AAAAAAGTTGTCTCAGGTATAGTGAGTAAACCCAAACAGGATGATGGTGGAAGAATTGCAGCTAGAAATCGCCTAGCTGCCATAAAAAATGCAGTGAGAGAGAGAATTAAGCAGAAAGAACATGCTGAGGCAGCAGCCTCTGCAATGCCAAAGGAAGTGGATAAAATAGTGTTTGATGCTGGATTTTTCAGAATTGAAAGTCCCGTTAAATCATTCTCAG GACTTTCTTCTGAATGTCTTTCTCAACGACTTAGAATACCTAAGTCTGCCAGCAAAGCTGCGTCTGAGAGCAGGGCTGAGATGGGCGTTTTAAGACAAACCACATCACCAGAGAATCCTGATCCTCAGGGCACCAAAAGTGAACATGTTGATAAGACTTTGATTTCAAATATTCCTGGAAACAg